From Sphingopyxis sp. MWB1, a single genomic window includes:
- a CDS encoding TonB-dependent receptor plug domain-containing protein produces the protein MKRLTAGALFALPFAAPSFAFAADAASLDASMEAAAEADADRDGNLIIVTGTRDAGRTQFDTLAPIDVLSSGAIDNSVSDDLSDTLAQLLPSFNVQRLPANDGLAFVRPATLRGLSPDQTLVLVNGKRYHRSALLGTRGAQAADLASIPNLAIKRIEVLRDGASAQYGSDAIAGVINIILDDQPGMEAYGQFSQYYEGDGTAYRTGAQGGTLLGERGSLVISGEFSKSDATSRTRQRPDAIVFQEANPHFDVPNPVQRWGQPDLRSVRAAFNADYEIVDGATLYGFGTWSEGEGVTDFNWRNPSFTANVYGSSPAFPDFNFAEIYPAGFTPRFGSEFDDFQLAGGMRGELGARLTYDLSASTGRNRIDYNMKESLNASLGPDSPTSFYLGRLRQSELNFNADFVYRLPLGLVDPANIAFGAERRKESYAIFPGDPASYAIGPAAASGLAPNSNGFPGFSPLNAGSWSQTSYAGYVDVEARPAEMLTLGAAGRYEDFSAFGDTFNYKLSARLEPVRGVALRSTYSTGFRAPTPGQLNAVNTSQGLDTTTMQIFNRGRLSPNDPIAIALGAAPLKPEKSRTLTAGLTFQSDFGLTGSVDLYQIKLRDRFGQSRTFTVPDDFPNPQRFTAVNFFTNDFDTRTRGIDAVIAYARNLGAGRADISLAYNYNETKVTSGLTDAIANETQRILFEDRLPKHNATASLGYSIGGFGIQARGRYYGAWTDVSGNATGEIFQRFGSMMLFDLSASLKLNEHMTLRAGAENIFDAYPDEATNQAVRGLIYSRHAPYDTDGGQYYVRLGVSF, from the coding sequence ATGAAACGCCTGACCGCCGGCGCGCTTTTCGCGCTGCCCTTCGCTGCGCCCTCTTTCGCCTTTGCCGCCGATGCTGCTTCGCTCGACGCCAGCATGGAGGCCGCCGCCGAAGCCGATGCCGACCGGGACGGCAACCTGATCATCGTCACCGGAACGCGCGATGCCGGGCGCACCCAGTTCGACACGCTGGCGCCGATCGACGTGCTGTCGTCGGGGGCGATCGACAATAGTGTCTCGGACGATCTGTCGGACACGCTGGCGCAGCTTTTGCCCTCTTTCAATGTGCAGCGCCTGCCCGCGAATGACGGGCTGGCCTTTGTCCGCCCCGCGACGCTGCGCGGCCTGTCGCCCGACCAGACGCTCGTCCTCGTCAATGGCAAGCGTTATCACCGCTCGGCGCTGCTCGGCACGCGCGGGGCGCAGGCGGCGGATCTGGCCTCCATTCCCAATCTGGCGATCAAGCGCATCGAAGTGCTGCGCGACGGTGCGTCGGCTCAATATGGGTCGGATGCGATTGCCGGGGTGATCAACATCATTCTCGACGATCAGCCGGGGATGGAGGCCTATGGCCAATTTTCCCAATATTATGAAGGCGACGGCACGGCCTATCGCACCGGCGCGCAGGGCGGCACCCTGCTGGGTGAGCGCGGCTCGCTGGTCATCAGCGGTGAATTTTCCAAATCGGACGCAACCTCGCGCACGCGCCAGCGCCCCGACGCCATCGTCTTTCAGGAAGCCAATCCGCATTTTGATGTACCCAACCCGGTGCAGCGCTGGGGCCAGCCCGATCTGCGCTCGGTGCGTGCGGCTTTCAACGCCGATTATGAGATTGTCGATGGCGCGACGCTTTATGGCTTCGGCACCTGGTCCGAAGGCGAAGGGGTAACCGACTTCAACTGGCGCAACCCCAGCTTTACGGCCAATGTCTATGGCTCCAGCCCGGCCTTTCCCGATTTCAACTTTGCCGAAATCTACCCCGCCGGTTTCACCCCGCGCTTTGGCAGCGAATTTGACGATTTTCAGCTTGCGGGCGGGATGCGCGGCGAGTTGGGCGCGCGGCTGACCTATGACCTCAGCGCATCGACCGGGCGCAACCGCATCGATTATAATATGAAGGAATCGCTCAACGCCTCGCTCGGTCCCGATAGCCCGACGAGCTTTTACCTTGGCCGGCTGCGCCAGAGCGAGCTGAATTTCAACGCCGATTTCGTCTATCGCCTGCCGTTGGGGCTGGTCGATCCCGCAAACATCGCCTTTGGTGCGGAACGGCGCAAGGAAAGCTATGCCATCTTCCCCGGCGATCCGGCCTCCTATGCCATCGGGCCGGCTGCGGCTTCGGGGCTGGCGCCGAACAGCAATGGCTTTCCGGGGTTCAGCCCGCTGAATGCCGGTAGCTGGTCGCAGACAAGCTATGCGGGCTATGTCGATGTCGAAGCGCGCCCCGCCGAGATGCTCACTTTGGGCGCGGCGGGCCGCTATGAGGATTTCTCCGCCTTTGGCGATACGTTCAACTACAAGCTGTCGGCGCGGCTGGAGCCGGTGCGCGGCGTCGCGCTCCGCTCGACCTATTCGACCGGCTTTCGCGCGCCGACACCGGGGCAGCTTAATGCGGTGAATACGAGCCAGGGGCTCGACACCACGACGATGCAGATTTTCAACCGGGGGCGGCTGTCGCCCAACGACCCCATTGCCATAGCCCTGGGGGCCGCGCCGCTGAAGCCCGAAAAGTCGCGCACGCTGACCGCCGGGTTGACCTTTCAGTCGGATTTCGGGCTGACGGGCAGCGTCGATCTCTATCAGATCAAGCTGCGCGACCGTTTCGGCCAGTCGCGCACTTTCACCGTGCCCGATGATTTCCCCAATCCGCAGCGTTTCACCGCGGTCAATTTCTTCACCAATGATTTTGACACGCGCACCCGGGGTATCGACGCGGTGATCGCCTATGCCCGTAACCTTGGCGCCGGGCGCGCCGACATCAGCCTAGCCTATAATTATAATGAGACCAAGGTGACGAGCGGCCTGACCGACGCCATCGCCAATGAAACCCAGCGCATATTGTTCGAGGACCGGCTGCCCAAGCATAATGCCACGGCCTCGCTGGGCTATAGCATCGGCGGTTTCGGCATTCAGGCGCGCGGGCGCTATTATGGCGCGTGGACCGATGTGAGCGGCAATGCGACGGGCGAGATTTTCCAGCGCTTTGGCTCGATGATGCTGTTCGACCTGTCGGCCAGCCTGAAGCTCAACGAGCATATGACCTTGCGCGCGGGCGCGGAGAATATCTTCGACGCCTACCCCGATGAAGCCACCAATCAGGCGGTGCGCGGGCTGATCTATTCGCGCCATGCCCCCTATGACACCGACGGCGGCCAATATTATGTCCGCCTCGGGGTGAGCTTTTAA
- a CDS encoding acyl-CoA dehydrogenase family protein, with protein sequence MSDFLDAFEKLLANAAPLHAVRAVEAGADSAAMWDALAASGFLDALVPEGRGGAGLTLAEVQPLWMALGRHAVPLPVGETMIARMLLAIAPEPVEPPQGPIALAVAGKGAALIVPQAQGAAHLLVEAGDGLHLALASGGEATGVAGDVAVRFSFTPGEPVAPSPQGGLRARAAVLRAALIAGAANHLTAMTAAYAGERVQFGKAIGRQQALQQQMAVMAEEAVAARIASELGCAAGCPPPLPAAATAKSVTSRAAAKVAAIAHGVHGAIGISAEYDLQLFTRRLHQWRLADGGERYWNRLLGAARLADGARSVDYVRTAIFPNQD encoded by the coding sequence ATGAGCGATTTTCTGGACGCTTTTGAAAAGCTGCTCGCCAATGCGGCGCCGCTGCATGCCGTGCGGGCGGTCGAGGCGGGCGCGGATAGCGCGGCGATGTGGGACGCCCTTGCAGCATCGGGCTTCCTCGATGCGCTGGTGCCCGAGGGCCGCGGCGGCGCGGGGCTGACGCTGGCCGAGGTGCAGCCGCTATGGATGGCGCTGGGCCGCCATGCCGTGCCGCTGCCGGTCGGGGAGACGATGATTGCCCGGATGCTGCTCGCTATCGCGCCCGAGCCGGTCGAGCCGCCCCAAGGCCCCATCGCGCTTGCCGTCGCCGGGAAGGGTGCGGCGCTGATCGTGCCGCAGGCACAGGGCGCCGCGCATCTGCTGGTCGAGGCGGGGGACGGCCTGCACCTTGCCCTCGCCAGCGGAGGGGAGGCGACGGGCGTGGCGGGCGATGTCGCGGTGCGCTTTTCCTTCACGCCCGGCGAGCCCGTGGCACCGTCGCCGCAGGGCGGGCTGCGCGCGCGGGCGGCGGTGCTGCGCGCGGCGCTGATTGCGGGAGCGGCGAACCATCTGACCGCGATGACCGCCGCCTATGCCGGCGAGCGGGTGCAGTTCGGCAAAGCCATCGGGCGGCAACAGGCGCTGCAGCAGCAGATGGCGGTGATGGCCGAGGAAGCAGTGGCGGCGCGGATCGCATCCGAACTTGGCTGTGCGGCGGGCTGTCCACCGCCCCTGCCTGCCGCCGCGACCGCCAAATCGGTTACGAGCCGCGCGGCGGCAAAGGTCGCGGCCATCGCGCATGGCGTGCATGGCGCCATCGGGATCAGCGCCGAATATGATCTTCAGCTTTTCACCCGGCGGCTCCACCAATGGCGGCTCGCCGATGGCGGGGAGCGTTACTGGAACCGCCTGCTGGGTGCAGCGCGGCTGGCCGATGGCGCGCGCTCGGTCGATTATGTGCGGACGGCCATTTTCCCGAACCAGGACTGA
- a CDS encoding acyl-CoA dehydrogenase family protein, protein MFDALTFAALPAGDEALRPLARQFAEEALAALPPDIRARSWSGFDQDFSRRLGAAGLLGLTLPKAYGGGARGPFARFVVVEELLAVGAPVAAHWIADRQSAPLILNFGSEAQRQTYLPAICRGELVFCIGMSEPGAGSDLAGVRTRAERTAEGWRVNGQKIWTTNAMHGDYMIALVRTSGGVEDRRAGLSQIIIDLKAPGVTVRPIADLTGDAHFAEVFFDNVDLPADALIGEEGEGWAQVTAELAFERSGPERIYSSVVLLDAWTEHLRRVGRADGAALALLGELTARLAVLRAMSIACTARLAAGESPVVEASLVKDLGTAFEQALPATIGDDLAAHPDEGVDPDLYRTLLYTTHIAPSFSLRGGTREILRGIIARGMGLR, encoded by the coding sequence TTTGACCTTCGCCGCGCTTCCCGCCGGGGATGAGGCGCTGCGCCCGCTCGCTCGCCAGTTCGCCGAGGAAGCGCTGGCGGCGCTGCCCCCGGACATAAGGGCGCGATCCTGGTCGGGGTTCGACCAGGACTTCAGCCGCCGCTTGGGCGCGGCCGGGCTGCTCGGCCTGACCTTGCCCAAGGCTTATGGCGGGGGCGCGCGCGGACCTTTTGCGCGGTTTGTCGTGGTCGAGGAATTGCTGGCGGTCGGCGCGCCGGTGGCGGCGCACTGGATCGCCGACCGGCAGAGCGCGCCGCTGATCCTCAATTTCGGCAGCGAGGCGCAGCGCCAGACCTATCTGCCCGCCATCTGCCGCGGCGAGCTGGTCTTTTGCATCGGGATGAGCGAGCCCGGCGCTGGTTCTGACCTTGCGGGCGTGCGCACCCGCGCGGAGCGGACAGCGGAGGGGTGGCGGGTAAATGGCCAGAAAATCTGGACCACCAACGCGATGCACGGCGATTATATGATCGCGCTGGTCCGCACCTCGGGCGGGGTGGAGGATCGCCGTGCGGGGCTGTCGCAGATCATCATCGACCTGAAGGCGCCGGGGGTGACGGTGCGCCCCATCGCCGACCTGACCGGCGATGCCCATTTTGCCGAAGTCTTTTTCGACAATGTCGACCTGCCCGCCGATGCGCTGATCGGCGAAGAGGGTGAGGGATGGGCGCAGGTGACCGCCGAACTCGCCTTTGAGCGGAGCGGGCCGGAGCGTATTTATTCGAGCGTCGTGCTGCTCGATGCCTGGACCGAGCATCTGCGGCGGGTCGGGCGCGCGGATGGCGCGGCGCTGGCCCTGCTCGGTGAATTGACCGCGCGGCTGGCGGTGCTGCGCGCCATGTCGATTGCCTGCACCGCGCGGCTGGCGGCGGGCGAAAGCCCGGTGGTCGAGGCTTCGCTGGTCAAGGACCTTGGCACCGCGTTCGAACAGGCGTTGCCGGCCACCATCGGCGATGATCTGGCCGCGCATCCCGACGAGGGCGTCGATCCCGATCTTTACCGCACGTTGCTTTATACCACCCATATCGCGCCCAGCTTTTCGCTACGCGGGGGAACGCGCGAGATTTTGCGCGGGATCATCGCGCGCGGCATGGGTCTGCGATAG